The Caloenas nicobarica isolate bCalNic1 chromosome Z, bCalNic1.hap1, whole genome shotgun sequence region TCTATGTGATGTATGTGTGTcagaaaatgctaattttttgttttaaagtcatTCATTGCACTTGTTGACTGTCTGTTGCTAAGTATGAATAAAATTCTCTTTGTTCAGAGTCATGTTTTGATTTTCCAGGGATAGCCACTGATGACCCCAATGCGGTGGTGGTAGGACTGGCTCCTGAGCACTTCTACTACGAGATGATGAACAAAGCGTTTCAGTAAGTCAGATCCTTGTGGCTGGGTCTATTTACTGCTGGGCTCTGTGGATTTGCGGCCTTAACCATGAACTTCAGGCAGTCCAGCCCTGGTTTTCATAGCTTGCATCTATAAATAAACTGTAGAAGTGGAGTCATGGGTGTCATTGAGGTGAAAAAGTTAGCAATGCTTCAAGAAATACACAAAAACAAGGATGTTGGGATGTTTTCAAGAGACAGCTTCTATGTTCAAACCCCAGCTTTTGAAGTATTATAGGGACGGAAATCCAGTATTTAGGGCAGATTATTCCTTATCTACCTCATGTAGGATGTCTGGCAATATCTTCTGAAGCATCTTGTGTTTGGAAGTGGCCAGCACAATACGCTGGGCTTGGTGAACTGTGGATCAAATCTGGTCTGTCTTATTTCTAAAgctctttgttttttgtgttgatTAAAgagtaaataataaattttatctGTGACCGTCCACGAGCCAGGCTGCAATAGTGcatgagagcagccctgtggagaaggacctgagggtgctgggggatgagaGATGGTACATGAGCCGGCaacgtgcgcttgcagcccagaaaccaattgtatcttgggctgcatcaccaggagtgtgggcagcaggtggagggaggggattctgcccctctgctccgctctggtgagacccccccactgcagtgctggtccagctctggaggcctcagcacaggacagacctggacctgctggaggggggccagaggagccccagaaatgatctgaggctgaaacagctctgctgggaggacaggctgagagtgttggggtgttcagctggagaagagaagctccggggagacctcaGTGcacctttccggacttaaaaggggcctgtgagaaagatggggacagacttttgagcagggcctgttgcgataggacaaggggtgatggtttttaactaaaggaggggagattcaggctgaacACGTGGAAGAAattgtccctgagggtggtgagaacctgtcccaggttggccagagaggtggtggatgaaccatccctggagacctcccaggccaggctggacggggctctgagcaacctgagctggtgcagatgtccctgctcatggcaggggtggcactgggggagctgggaaggtcccttccaacccaaactattccatgattctatgaggTGCGTTACTGTGTGCATCCTTTTTTCTAGTTCTCAGATCTGCTCAACACAGTACTCTCAATTTTAGCTCAAAGAAACCTTTAGCTTCAATGACTTGAACACGAGAGGACATCTGGTAACACTGGCTAACTCCAGGCTGTGCTACGATACATGCAATGAGTCTTTTCTACTCCTTGCTCCTGGGATGATACCCACCACACAATTTTTCACCTTTGAGTTTGAAAAAACCTCATCTCAAGCACCTCAGTGTGTCTTTACAACTACTAAATCCAAAGAGGGAGTTTCAGTAACTGCTCACCAGTATCTTATGGAGGCTCCTTGGAGCAGGAAGCCAGTGCTGTCCTTATCTGCATGCCAATTCCTTGTCATAAGAACATGTATTGATCCAAACTGATTCTCTGGCAGCCTCATTAGTGCATGTTGCCGGCGGCATTGATTATAGAGTTTTACAGCACAGTTATGAGTGGATTCTAGTTTCACAACTTAACCCATCATGTATTCCAGTGCTTACATCACTGGATGGGCTCTGTCTGATCTTTAATGTCCCACTGACTTGTTCTGGGTTTTTCCCCCAGTCCTTTATTGAGGGCAAACTGTTCAGGTTGTGTCAGTTTTATTTGGTCTAATGGAAATACTGACTACTGGCCACATTCTCTTCTCGAGCCTTATGCTGTGTCCACATCACCTGTCCTTAAGTCACTTGGGATTTGCATCGCTCATAGCAAAACTTTTAAGGCGAATCTGATTAAATGCAGATATCTACAATGCCAGTGCCTGTATCTGAGCTGGTGTCCTGGTCTCCTGAGGGAGAGAGGAGGTGTTTGTAAGGCGTCATTCATTTTTCcaaactcttttcagtggtgcccaatgacagggtGAGAGAcgacaggcacagactgaagcacaggaggttccatctaaacatgaggggaaacttctttcctgtgaggtgccagagcctggaccaggctgcccagagaggatGTAGAGtgtcctcctctgcagacattcaaacctgcctggacacgaccctgtgtgatctgctctggtgaccctgcttgagcaggtgggttggactggatgatctccagaggtcccttcaaccccaaccagtctgtgattctttgattccCCAGTAGTGCTTAAAATAGGGCAGCTGAACTGTGCTCTAGAAGagctttttcctctccattgaCTGCGAAGACTAATTACCTAGTAGGCAACTACTTGGTTGATATCCAACATGAGGTTAGGTAAATCCAAGCCAGTATTAGTCCCCAAATGACATATGCAGGGTAAGGCCATTTTCCATGACTGAGactaaatcttccttttttataCATGAGATTTCGATGCCACGTTTAAAATAATTCTCTCAAGTGAGATGTTTCCTGCAAACTGCTGCGAGTGGTTGTGGCACTGCTgtcaaattaaatttttctgtATCCTGGAGGCATCCTCCCATCATGAACATGTCTGGCTGCTCACAGACACACATGCCAGCTCTCTTCTTGAGCTTGCTTTGGAATGCATTGATTCAACAGAAGTGTTTTTTGATAATTAAGTGAAATATTATCATTTCTGTATTGCTCAGAGTGCCCAGGCTGCTCCACAGGCATGTGAAAAGGAGCAGATGTCCTCCAAGGATCACAAAATTCACCTCAGGCAGTCTCTTTGAGCAGAGCCGCAGcaaaaaaacactgaagagtCAAAGCAAgattggtttttggtttgtgttttgtgttttttggtttttttaatttgtaaatcaGGTGGGGTtaagaggaaaataatctgctgacttgttgctttgAACTCTCTTCCACTTGGAATTTCCGGTTCTCAGCAGCAAGGAGCCCAAATCCAGCTTTGTTTCTACGAGACTCAGCGCTGTCAACTGATGAATTTGCTGGGAATGTACCTAATATCTTTATGCTTTTTTGTGTAACTTATTGTAATTTCTCCaatgttaaaatataaatttaaagtaaaatgaTTCACCTTCTCCCTGGGATTCATGTGAACACCCGTCTCTGCTGGAAACACGCAGTTGTTGGTACCAACAGCCCCAAAAGCTGCAGATttcctgacagcagcagcttggAAGTGCTGCTGTGTTCTCAGTCCAGGCCAGGCCATCAAACTGCTACCTACAGCCACTGCCTGTGgttcatttaattaattttaaattattcgCATGGGGAAATCAGACAGGTTTTAACGGTAGGATGTTGGCCTTAGTGAAAAGTGAGGCTGCTTAGTGAGACCAAATTGCATGAGAGGTATGGACAGGACTTAAAAATAGTTACCTGTTAAAATGCTGAAGATAATAAATTCTTTATTTGGGGGATTTGTTTTATTAGCTGTTTctagggaaaaggaaggagctTTATTTAACTCACCAAATGCTAGCTCACATTATGATTTGGAGCTTCATAAaagtcagtgggagttttgTCATCACCTTAAATGAAAGCAGGTTGATGCCTTCAGCTGTGAATAGCGTTTCTTTAATACAAtttttgtgctttcttcttTAGGTTAATTTTGGATGGGGCTCCTCTTATAGCTATACATAAAGCCagatatttcaagaaaaaagatGGCTTGGCTCTGGGACCTGGACCTTTTGTCACTGGGCTGGAATATGCGACGGACTCCAAAGCAACGGTGGTGGGGAAGCCAGAAAAAACCTTTTTCCTGGAAGCTTTGCGGGGGACTGACTGTGCCCCGGAGGAGGCCGTCATGATCGGTGATGTACGTGGGGGCTCCTTGTAGCTGCTTTTACGTGGCTGGTAGCTGCTTTTACTGTAGCTGCTTTTACTGGCAGAGaatgccaccaaaaaaaacttGTTAACAAATAATATCTGTGAGCACTAACGAGCTGATCTCCTGTTCTGTCCCAGGACTGCAGGGATGATGTTGGTGGCGCACAGAACGCGGGCATGCGTGGGATCTTGGTCAGGACTGGTGAGTGCTCGATGGACTGGTCGTTCCAGGGGAGACAGTGGCACAGCCAGtgacgagaggaaacggcctaAAGttttgccaggggaggttgaggttggatcttgggaacaatttcttccccaaagggctgttgcgcattggaacaggctgcccagggcagtggtggagtcaccatccctgcaggggttggacagacacggagatgaggttctcagggacaggggtaGTGatagtgttgggttaatggttggactcgatgatcttgagggtctcttccaaccaaaacaattctgcgattctacgattctacATTACCCAAGGCAAAGGTACGTTCTGAGCCCTGATGCCTTGTAGAGGTTTGACATTCCTGTCGTCTGTTAAACCGAGGGGTTGCTTGACACCCTGTGTCCATCACCCTGTTtattttggggtgaattcaGCAGATATATTTCCTCGGCTGCAGTGTGGCAGGCTGGCAAGCTTAATTAAAGTCAGGATAAGTTGttatatttaatgtttcaacaatggggctggagcacagacCCCAAACTGAGAGTAGGATGTAAATAACATAATAAAGTAATAGATGATCTTGTAGGTGTGAATTTTTTGCTTGAATGACTCAAAGATCCAGAGCACTAATCAAAGAACAGAGAGAACTGTTACTGTGACATCTCAGATTGCCAAAATCAGTCATTGTGATGTAACCTCTGGTCGTTCAGGAACTCTGGTGACATTCCCTACTAATTACACTAGTAATTAGAAAAGTCATTTTGCTTCAGACAGAAGTGGAACCTTAAAGGACTGACAAATGTTACCAACATTATTGATGGTGCCAGGGACTGCTCGTGCCACAGTCTGTTGTGTTGAAAGCAAGTCATCATGTTCTTCCTCATAAAAGCCAGAAGGGAAGattataacattattttttcaaaaacatacaATGCAAATATCTGAATAGTCAGTGAAAGAGTAGTGCCAGTAGAGTACAGAGAAACCAGTGTATAAATAACACTTAATTTTGACCCAGAGCTGCCCCTGAGGAATCTCCTGTAAGGCTCAGTGTTTGTTTAGGGAAGAATTGTGAGATGTTTGTTGCAGGAGAACCTCAGATGGATGTTCCTCCTGCCATGTCTGGTTGTTACTGATCTCAGGAGGCTgcaatttttgcagaaaaaaaggatactCAGTGGAGCtgaataaatctattttttcgTTAATCTCTTACAGGTAAATATCGACCGGCAGATGAAGACAAAATCAATCCGGCTCCTTACTTAACCTGTGAGAACTTCCCAGAGGCAGTGGAACATATCCTAGAGCATCTGCTTTGAGAAAGGGAATAGTCATTTCGAAGAAACACCCATTTTGCTTGATTTCCATTACTATTGCTTCAAAAATTAACATCACAGTATTAATGCATGAATTACATAGGAAACCTGGCCGTGGGCTCCTTCCGCTCAAGCCATGACAGGACAGAGGAgaattccatttattttcaagaaataacAGAT contains the following coding sequences:
- the HDHD2 gene encoding haloacid dehalogenase-like hydrolase domain-containing protein 2 isoform X2, whose amino-acid sequence is MAARRALKAVLVDLSGTLHVEDSAVPGAQEALKRLRSAPVTIRFVTNTTKECKRDLLERLRKLGFDITENEIFTSLTAARNLLEQKQVRPLLLVDDKALPDFTGIATDDPNAVVVGLAPEHFYYEMMNKAFQLILDGAPLIAIHKARYFKKKDGLALGPGPFVTGLEYATDSKATVVGKPEKTFFLEALRGTDCAPEEAVMIGDDCRDDVGGAQNAGMRGILVRTGKYRPADEDKINPAPYLTCENFPEAVEHILEHLL
- the HDHD2 gene encoding haloacid dehalogenase-like hydrolase domain-containing protein 2 isoform X1 is translated as MDQPICSLEGRMAARRALKAVLVDLSGTLHVEDSAVPGAQEALKRLRSAPVTIRFVTNTTKECKRDLLERLRKLGFDITENEIFTSLTAARNLLEQKQVRPLLLVDDKALPDFTGIATDDPNAVVVGLAPEHFYYEMMNKAFQLILDGAPLIAIHKARYFKKKDGLALGPGPFVTGLEYATDSKATVVGKPEKTFFLEALRGTDCAPEEAVMIGDDCRDDVGGAQNAGMRGILVRTGKYRPADEDKINPAPYLTCENFPEAVEHILEHLL